A window from Culex pipiens pallens isolate TS chromosome 3, TS_CPP_V2, whole genome shotgun sequence encodes these proteins:
- the LOC120425774 gene encoding putative sodium-coupled neutral amino acid transporter 10, translating to MERNSVQTVTLTNSIIGVGILSMPFCFQRCGVILSLVLLLLSSYITKLICSYMIKSAIISRRKNFEQIAFYSFGFFGKLLVELCVVGYLLGTCVAYYVVVGDLGPQIMAKILSTNETSTLRTWTMIVVTLVCIVPLGLLRNVDSLASVCTASLGFYLCLVLKVMAESSERISQDQWFEKLDLWKPDGILRCLPIFSMALSCQMQLFEVYATMPTTSLDKMSRVIQQSTNICAVIYSLIGFFGYVAFNGHQFSGNILVDFTPSFVSDIIKIGFVLSVAFSFPLAIFPCRASLYSLLYKRSYSDSHYYIPEAKFRPLTLTIVFMALLLGLAVPSIDFVLGLVGSTIGVAVCIIIPAACYMHICKTNISEKQLAQVMIGFGLVIMVLGTYANLDASNPAPPKKYEAIPLKITPPPAVLIPDKFNEALNEKIVVPKLVEPVAPKVQEVPLVTEKVQPKIEEPITVKTVVEVANPAPKEVKPPVSEEPPKPDKEEIIDENAILKEEKEIAVEEKEKIQQEISELQSAKKELEAQVQNIKEQLVKKNEETQQLVLKKFDEIVEKIDQKASKEKESSVTVKPEEPPKDPQNPEKAPEQQKDPIVRLLTEQGKHNAKANETKVEPEPEPKPDSSPAIEVKLIEDTSRNETDQKQPETKKVAEAEEQPLPPLPVEQKVEPEDKSKVEEQKKDDDAGSKRDLLSIRSKRGAESAGEVKITKDANCVKVEGGKIPNQEAVGNLMDGKDKFVVDMIRTDVLMSEVKNAKLKQFILKLLSCCCCRFC from the exons TGCGGCGTAATCCTCTCGTTGGTCCTACTTTTACTCAGCAGTTACATCACAAAGCTAATATGCAGTTACATGATCAAGTCGGCCATCATATCCCGGCGGAAAAACTTCGAACAGATTG CATTCTACTCGTTCGGTTTCTTCGGAAAACTTCTCGTCGAACTTTGCGTCGTTGGCTACCTGCTTGGGACGTGCGTGGCCTACTATGTCGTGGTCGGGGATTTGGGTCCGCAAATTATGGCCAAAATTCTATCAACCAATGAAACGAGCACGCTGCGCACCTGGACCATGATCGTGGTTACGCTGGTTTGCATCGTCCCGCTGGGATTGCTGCGCAACGTTGACAGCTTGGCGTCGGTTTGCACCGCCTCGCTCGGGTTCTATCTGTGTCTGGTGCTGAAGGTGATGGCGGAGTCGAGCGAGCGGATCAGCCAGGATCAGTGGTTTGAGAAGCTGGATTTGTGGAAGCCGGATGGGATTTTGCGGTGCTTGCCGATTTTTAGTATGGCACTTTCGTGTCAGATGCAGCTATTTGAGGTGTACGCCACGATGCCTACGACTTCGCTGGATAAGATGAGTCGCGTGATCCAACAGTCGACCAACATTTGCGCTGTTATTTACAGTTTGATTGGCTTTTTTGGGTATGTTGCCTTTAATGGGCATCAGTTTTCGGGGAATATTCTGGTTGACTTCACGCCTTCTTTCGTGTCGGACATCATCAAGATCGGGTTCGTCCTGTCGGTGGCATTCAGCTTTCCGTTGGCCATCTTCCCGTGTCGCGCGAGCCTCTACTCGTTGCTGTACAAACGGTCCTACTCCGACAGCCATTACTACATTCCAGAGGCCAAATTCCGGCCGCTCACGTTGACGATCGTCTTTATGGCACTGCTACTTGGCCTCGCCGTCCCATCGATCGATTTCGTTCTCGGTTTGGTCGGTTCGACGATCGGAGTGGCGGTTTGTATCATCATTCCGGCCGCCTGTTACATGCACATCTGCAAAACCAACATCTCCGAGAAGCAGCTGGCCCAGGTCATGATCGGGTTTGGCCTGGTGATCATGGTCCTGGGAACGTACGCCAACCTAGACGCCTCTAATCCAGCTCCGCCGAAGAAGTACGAAGCCATTCCGCTCAAAATTACGCCTCCACCGGCGGTTTTAATTCCGGACAAATTCAACGAAGCGTTGAACGAAAAGATTGTTGTTCCGAAACTGGTAGAACCGGTGGCTCCAAAGGTTCAGGAAGTTCCTCTCGTCACCGAGAAGGTCCAGCCAAAGATCGAGGAACCGATAACTGTCAAAACGGTGGTTGAAGTCGCCAACCCAGCGCCCAAAGAAGTCAAGCCTCCAGTATCGGAAGAACCCCCCAAACCAGACAAGGAAGAAATCATAGACGAGAACGCAATTCTCAAAGAGGAGAAGGAAATCGCCGTCgaagaaaaagagaaaattcAGCAGGAAATTTCCGAACTGCAAAGCGCCAAGAAAGAGCTCGAAGCacaagtccaaaacatcaaAGAGCAACTCGTGAAGAAGAACGAAGAAACGCAACAGTTGGTGCTGAAAAAGTTTGacgaaattgtcgaaaaaatcgaccaaaaagcCTCCAAGGAAAAGGAATCGTCCGTGACGGTCAAGCCAGAAGAGCCACCAAAAGATCCACAAAATCCAGAAAAAGCCCCAGAACAGCAGAAAGATCCAATCGTTCGCCTTCTGACGGAGCAGGGAAAGCACAACGCCAAAGCAAACGAAACCAAAGTGGAACCGGAACCGGAGCCCAAACCCGACTCGTCGCCCGCCATCGAGGTGAAGCTGATCGAGGACACGTCCCGCAACGAAACCGATCAGAAGCAACCGGAGACGAAGAAGGTGGCGGAGGCGGAGGAGCAACCGCTGCCGCCACTTCCGGTTGAGCAGAAGGTGGAACCGGAGGATAAGTCGAAAGTGGAGGAGCAGAAGAAGGATGATGATGCGGGGTCGAAGCGGGATCTGCTTTCGATACGGAGCAAGCGAGGTGCTGAAAGTGCTGGGGAGGTGAAGATAACGAAGGATGCGAACTGTGTGAAGGTTGAGGGCGGGAAGATTCCGAACCAGGAAGCGGTGGGAAATCTCATGGACGGCAAGGATAAATTTGTCGTCGACATGATCCGGACTGATGTGCTGATGAGTGAGG